From the genome of Setaria viridis chromosome 1, Setaria_viridis_v4.0, whole genome shotgun sequence:
TCTCTTCATGTAAACATTTCTCATCCTGTATGTATTCTCTTAAACAGACAGATGAGTCTAGCAAATAATTAAAAATGAAGAATTGAATGCAAAGACTATCTTATTATCATCCTCCACTAttacttttattttatttttctttttgatgtGATTATTCTACACAGCACCTGTGCTTTCAAAAAGGATGGTAAATAAATCTAGTTACTCAAAGAGGAATTCACGGCACCATTTGTTATTATAGTTCTTAGACTTAACACTCTAAAACTATCAGGCTTCTGTCTCTTTTATACTACTATTGTTCTTTTCACGATAATTGATGCCCTGCTTTTTACAGCATATAGGAAGGATCCTCATCCGTCTCTAAGTGACCCAATATATAAGCTGCACAAAATTCAGGAAAATGGCGACAGGCACAGGCTACTAGAGAAGATGCATATAAATCAGGTGCACGATTTTTTGCGGTTCTACAATAAGGATGCAAACAGTCTGCGTGCAGTAAGAGAACAAAAGTTCCATTATCAGCTCATTTGCATATGTTCTCCCATTACGTTTTACAACATTAATATTTCTCTGACACAACTTGTTTCTTATCACCATATATAGGCTTGTAAAAATATCTCAGACCATGATTGGAACACCATTGTTAATCATGCTCTGAGTTGCAAACCAGGACATAGACATTATTCATATCACATTCCTGCGAAGGATGCTACAATGTTCTTCAATTCTCTTTATAAAATTGTTGGTGCAGAATTCAATGGTAAATACACTTATTATGAGGAACTTAATGATACTCAGAAGGTAATTTCTATTCTGATTTTTCTACTTAACATGTACGTGTTTTCCTCTAAAATTTAAATCTCCTTAAATGGATTctcattttgatttttgttcTTTCTTGAGATGAGTCAAAATGTAAAATATTATGGATATATTGTGCATTAAATGGAACTGCAGTTTTGTGAAATTCTCCTATCTATGTGCTCATATGTTTATGAATGGCTAAATGCACCTAAAGAAATATTTAATTAGCTATATACTCACAAGGCTTTGATCATGATGATGGTTTGATACTTTGATGTCTTCTCTTCATTCTTTTGTTTGGTCTACAATAGCTATGAAGTCTCTTGCAAATCTTCCTTGCTAATTCTCTAAACTAGCTATATCGAACTATGCACCTGCAAATTTGCAGTCCTTCCACATAAGCATTACAACAACTAGGGGAACTTTCTTCTGTAAATTTAAACTCAAACTCATACCAATGCATTAAGTTGTAGGATATATGCGCCAATCTATGCAATCAGATCGGCATATGAATTTATCCACTGTATTCAAAGCATGCGGGGAGGATATTGTGAATTCTAGGAACTTATCTGTATCATGTCTTGTGTTACTAATTAGGATTAAGATGAGTAGATATATAAATTTTAATATATACCCAAACAAACATGAAAGTATATAATCTTTTGAATATTTTGAgagattaattttttttctgtacATATCAGGGTTTAGTGGAAGTGTCCAAGAAGAAAGCATATGACAATTTGAAACTTGTTCAGTATGAAGGAAAAAATTCAGTTCATGAACATCAGGTGATATTTGGAGATAAGGGAAACAATTACCTGCCGGGATTAAGTTCAATGCCACAATCTCCTTCACCACTGACAAGGTTTCATGGTCAGCATCTGGTTCTTTCTAATCACCTTGGTTTATTTCCATTTCTCCTTAAAATAATTTATGTTGCCAATGAGAAAGTCCTTATGTCCTAACAAGCTGTCATGCGGGAATATGTTTTGCTTTTCTGCTTTTATTGTTCCGTTTTCATGAAAATTATATCAAGATTTTTCAGAACAAATAAATCCAAACATGCGCATTTGGAGTTCAGACAAGAAATAATGTTTTGTTCTTTTGAGTTTCAAAGTTCAAAATATCTTTTGGAAATCATAAACTTGTTCTCTGAAATCCAAGCTTTTGAACCCATATAGCATATGAATGAGTTATTTTATAGTGAACCATTCAAATTATTAATGACGAAGACTGATAATTGAAAGTACATATAACTTTGTTCTTATATTTAACTGTAACTAGTTTTAGCTACCGACCTTTGAAATAGATTCATTTATTACCCTCTTAATGAAACACGTGCCAGGCATGTTtgtgaaaaaaagaaatggattCAGTTATCTCGTTGTACTAAAGGAAATATCCAAAGAATAAAGCCAACCTAATGAAGAAAAACCTAGATAAGAATGTTGGGTTTTTCAGGCCGATTTCCTATTCCAGATAAAACAAATAAACATTTCTAATTAATTGGTTCTTGGGGAAAAAATAACCTTAATGTATGGATAACTTTAGTAGATGAAAGCAAATCAGCAACCTGGATCTTCCTGCGAGATGTGTTCAGATGCCAATCCGTAGGATTTAGTACGAACTTGAACTAAATCCTTAAATTTCCTAGAGCAACCCCCCTCTTCCATACAGGCCTTGAATCGATTCAGTTTTAGTTCTACAAAAGCAATCATCCGAACCAGGAAGCCGACCCACCAATATTGTTATTTAATTTTCAGTATATCCCTGATGCTAAAGAATGAAGTGCAAATACATTAATAACCCATAGCATATAGAATGATATGTCATTTCATTTAAATGGTAAAAACTGGGTCAAAGAAACAACTATATAATAAGTTGGATTCTTCAGGTTGGTAGAGCTAAAGCAACAAATTGATAATTCATTGCTTTTTGGGGATAAAAAATGTTACTGTAAGCAATCTCTGCAGTTCATGTCAGCAACCTGGAAATCAATTTCTAGTGTAGTCTTCTTGTGGGATGCTCTCAGAATGATAATGGTGCTGTATCCAGTTCTATTCAATGGCGGCTAGGCCGGGGACAACTGTTCTCCTACTTCGTTGCTAGGTCTCTAGTTAAAACTTGGTAGTGTAATTACCTGATGAGTGCTGTGCTTTCAGATGGCATTTCTCCACATGGCGAGGTTTCGGAGAGCGCTCCAGCACAGGAGAGCCCCCGCCCTCGTCAACGTTGGGCGAAAATCGTGACTGTGGTCACCACTCTTCGTTTCTTGAACAAGAAGCCCCAGGCGTGTCCCGGAGAAGTgtccccaaccccaaccccaaccccaaccccagACACTGGCTTTGGGATGGCATACCTGTCCGATAATTTAATGTTGGGGGCAGACATAGAAATGTGCCCAATTCCTCTGATAGAAAGTAGCCCTTGGATGACTGAATGGCCGTTTAATTTCTATGAGTGGGAGTAACATGTCCTAAGCTAGGCTCCTCAAGCTTTTATAGTTTCTACTTTCTCAGTGAAACTTTCGTAGGGACTCCAGGATTTGGTTGAGATGAATGTTTGCTACCCTAAGTTAATGTTGTTGCTGTTTATTTCTAAATGACGTCTTCACTGTTGCTCGGACAGGATGAGGCTGCTGGTTGTCCTCTTAAATTTGTTAGCTGCGGGCTTACTTTACAGACGTCAAACACTGCTAGCTTATTTGTGTATGGACTATGGACTTATGGAGATCTTGCAGCATGCTGGCTACATGTTCTGTTGAATGTGCTAACAGTGGTTCAGCTCGCTGCCTCTTACCGACATTAATTTGCGTTTCTACGATGTTAAACAATTCTCGAACTGTATCGATTTTGACCATCGAACTCGATTTTGACCATCGAACCGCAAAACCAGGAATGTTTCACCACCAACTCTAAAAACCGTTCATATTTGGCCATCGGTCAGTTTTGATAGGTGATTTTGCTTACATGGACGCCACATGACAGTGAGGCCCACTTGTcagccctcctctctctctttcttttctcttctctcctctcccctctgcCGACAGCCCTGCGCCGGCCGCTCCTGCGCTAGCCTCCACTGCGCCGGCCAGTGTCAGCACCTTTCCGACCATCTCCCCGTCCACATTCACACGCTCCTGCCTTCAAAACCACGgcgcccccttcttcttcctctcttcctccattttctccACCGAACAGAGCTCTGGCCACCAGCCAAATTTGTCGCCAATGCTCCAAGAAAACCAAATTGCATCAACCAGAAGCTCATCCACCTCCTGCTCGACCTCCACATCATCTCCTCGCTGtgcgccagccaccaccgcgtcGGGGATTTGGAATCCCCTAGGCGCCCCTTGCCGCGTCAGGGGTGGGGCCATGCCTGCAAGCGCTAGCGTGGGGCTAGGACAGTGGAGACAcgggggatggcggcggctggctgtaatgaccgacccctaatctttcccagttaagttgatctcagcccttaacctcagtcagttgctctgttgaccgcacctaagtgctcagtcttccgccagttccgacccctgagatccgacccctaccgttcgttcctttttcccgaccctggcgagttcagcccttcgccggatcctgctgatctttctcacccgtccgatcttttttcccaggtggacccgtgagatctttccagatcccccgcaccagccgcactcgagttgcatggccgcctcagagttttcctgccacgtggctcgtcttctccgacgccatcgcccagttttgtctctggcgaggAACAGAGTTGGgtcccgcgcccttttccccaatggcagcggaagccctctgcacccctttctgcagaccctcgtctcccgcgcccatcatcgcgataccagatcccggccccggagaccgatgtcgcccgtcttttccgtcctttccagcaacagttgcgccgcccggtcgtcgctacacgacgattccccaaccgccaaccccgaccgcggccgcgacagtccctttccccgctctgtcagaagccgcccgacaatctgttgttccgcgctctcccccgtgCCGCatccgcttgttctcccacctgtgcgcccttgattctagcgccgtttaaccggtcacTTCTATCActtcttccgcacggcgacgcccgctctccgccaaatcccaaccaccggtctacccgcgcctacgccgccctgacggagtagcgcaatgatcgctggcatcacccccggagttctgcagcaccgcccggtttgctcaatcgccgccatggcagagcactccattgcttttccccagccttcgcgccgctccccttctctctctccgcgacgtttccgttcctctgctccagcagctataaaaggaatgccctgtcgccggagttccctccgcctttgttgcccttagtttcctctagctccctgctcaagcttctaacgccacccacccagttcttgaaaagttcttctcccagttccttctcagttcaacccagtcaccagcagcgtgctccttgtgctgcgtagagctctcttgtgatccgcaagaagcagcgccgccgccggagtaccgccaatcttagtccctgatcgaagctttagttccgcgcccaagtctgcctctccccgaccccaagctttcctttcaggaagaaggtgagtgccgaccctaagtccacctcgaccgacccctcctatccgcccgaccccagttccgtctcgtccgaccctgtctgttcgccgacccttgtccgcctcgcccgagggtctggctgtgatcttttcttcgacttgagggtgtaagtgtaaaacgtgggaacccttcagcgctttcgtctgaggatcccagttatcacatcctctagttcaaggatcagaccactagctTCTTCCTGCCCTTACCtcatgatcatcatcagctctctcaaacaaccttaacctcctgctccttgtcgcgagtttctgggcttaggagagccagtgttgctgtcgacttaaacgtttaagctaacccctgcattgcattcgtgtagagttgcatctcgctgacggcttctacgagctgcacccgacgcccgaagaagaagctgtagccgagttcctgcccgctgaagtcgaagccgcccccgaagtcgagcagtttccgccctctttgtttgcaggcaagccccggatgcatgaaaatcctacgtgtttttgccaaacttgcacatgccttccgaatagcatgtttgtgcatttacgttaggagttgtgtgaaaccctagatacatgacttagtaacccttgatatgagcactagctgttggaccgagtagctgcattgcttaaataggaaacggtaaaagccgagtgatctcctgtcactcgcgagttgtaggagttgcatgtttactctcctgttacaactataaggacgatggacggggcagggttggtaacactttggtggtcggatggtcgccccgtctgtctatgaaaacttgctaaggcccgacagtggtggtgttcgtgatcaagtgtttgaaagtactagcctcatacttagtatgggatgaggaagcctagtacctgattgaacctagacgtgagcggtcgccccattgttcttggaacggagtttcccctgctggttgtcgcacgtggtggcaaagcgtggtcacagaacggcagagaccgggtctgtggaaccttgcaccaaaggaaatgggcccgacacgggttaggggatcgatggggaaggccgacacaggaagcgacctccgggtgcgcggatgtcgtggggctaggttcaccatgcatggttaaagaacttgaatcgattcgtctgcctctcacagtttgagattacttgatcgctatgtcaccctgagtaaataaggaatctgatgatggcaatgttgttgtttttatctacacacttgtttggctcgatgtttgcgtagaataggttgcacaacctagactgtaAGTAAatatagaaccggagctaaaacttgaaaataggttacctagtgcttttggcaaaacaaacccctcagccaagaagccttgcatgtctagttggaagagtagctgactcctccccggttaagtcttgttgagcttagtagctcagccttgttgtggctcctgtttttcaggtgaagttgctgcttccgacccctcccttgttggcgcttggccgccccagcttccgccaggctggacggttgagtgggacccctcctcggacggcgaggagaggactcagtgatgttcaggctggcctcgcccggacgtccgaccccgacgaagtcttccgctagctttctctgttgatctttgtttgtaaaccctaatgttggattttGTGGTGAaaccaaaatgagtaaaacttgtttaaaatccgtggactcgttgtattctctgtaaccgctcaccttcgtgtgggtttgctgaactcgatcctgtttaagtggttaaatcggatgaagtccgacggcgcttcgtgttagctcaagttaatcaggagtgtcgcatgttaggcggctaaactctgattaatcaagctaatccgaggtggttccgccacagtggCACAGGGGAGGCGCGGGGGATGGCCGGcgtaggagagagagagagggagaggagagaagaaagagagagaagggcTGACAAGTGGGCTCCGTCGTCACGTGGCGTTCATGTCAGCAAAACTATCCACCAAAATCGCCCGATGGTCAAACATGAACGGTTTTAATAGTTGGGTGGTGAAAGATTCCTGATTCTGCAGTTCGATAGTTAAAACCAAATTAAGATAGTAGCTGGAtggtcaaaaaataaatttcttCCTCTCTTAAACTATGAAGAGAAGCACACCCAGCCATGGGCCATCCAGGGCGGatctagggcccgggctgcagcccggggcgagaccatggagtccctttaacatatgtgCTATTTAGCCTAATAAAATGAGATTTAGGAGACAAGATTAGACTGTTTTAGGTGTGATTTaacagctcagcccggggcgcagccccgttctggatccgcccctggggCCATCCATGTCAAGCACAGCTGTTTGGGCCACGATGTTGAAAGCTGCCGTCTGGCTgggttcttcatcttcttcttcacctagCCGCGGCTCTTCCAGCTGGTCACTTCTTCCAGCAGTGCCAGGAGCAGGGGTCGATGCAAACAAAGACACCGGCGGCTTGTCTCCATCTGCCTGCAAAAATGCACGAACGCCTCATCACATCAACTCTGTTCGCTTGCGCCCGTGGGCCGTGGCCGTGCGAGCATCACCAGGGATCGATGGCGAATTCGAAGAAAgcaaccgccgcgcgccccTCGCGCTTGCCCTGTGCGTGGCCAAACTCACTGTCCGGGACCATAGATGAGCGCGAGCGAGCCCGGGACCAGGAGCCGACGGATCCTCCGGCgtgccggtggcggccggccggaCGCGGACAGGGACGCCGCACTGGCCGCCAGCAGCCTTCCATACCTTCCTTCTTGGATGGACGCATCGCGTTTCATCATACGCGCATACCATGTGAACACCCAGTACTGTCGTGCATCACGAGAGGGCCCCTCCTCTGAAAGAGAACGAAATCGGAATCTCAGAACGCAACGCATGCGAACAAACCTGCGACCGTTCTGcagctccaagcctccaacaaCTTGCGGGGGTTTGCAGTTGCAGGGTTGTGGCCCTGTTTCGATCGCCGGAACTTTTACCATGCCAAATGCAGCACATCGGGAACAGATGATTGATCGTCTCGAAAGTCCAATGAAAACCACTCCGGTTTGGTTGCAAATCTGCTCTACTCTACCTGATTTAGTAGCTTATTATTACATGCATGGAGTCGGTGCCGCTACAAGTTACTAGGTCGCCGTCTACTCTGCTAAGCCGctgtgctctgctctgctcacgAGATGGAGTTCCTCCACCTCCGTGGCTTCCTCGGCGCCTCGCCAGGCGCCCCCGGCACGTGCCCGTCGGTCCCCGCGGCATCGGCGCCGGTCATCTTGGCCAGCCTGCCCAGCTTCCTCCACCCGCTGCTCCACGCCGAGGGCCCCGTCTGGTGCTTTCCGCCGGCCTTTGGCCCCGCCGCGGGCGACGGCGCGCCGCGGTCCACCTGCTTCTGGAGCGCGTCCATCTCGTGCTGCAGCTCCAGGTACTTGGCCTTCATGCTCTCCAGCTCGAACTTGAGCGTGTTGATGtccttcttcgccgccgcccacccgtCCTGGAACGACTGCGGCGTCCCGTCCAGCAGCTgccgccgcgtcggcggcggcgccgccaccaacGGCGCGGCGTCCGGCGCCGCCTTTCCCagcagcgccgcggcgccgggtgAGCTCGCCAGCGCGTTGCTGATCTTCACCTGCTCCGAGAAGagcacctgcaccaccacccgcAGCGGCAGCCGCTCGTTCTGCGCCGCGTGCATGCACGCGTCCATCGACAGCTTCTGGCAGTCCATCACCCGGCACAGCCGCTTCCGCTCGTGCTCCGtcagcgtcgggtgcgcctgATCCATCAACGTTGGCCGGCCAtcacctccatggctccatgccaagaagaatgaagaagcaATCAACAAAAGCAACCAAGGCAATTGCATACCTTGAGGTAGGAGTCGACGGCGCGGTAGAGGCCGTCGTCGCAGGTGCGCGCCGACTCCGGGAGCGACTCGGCGAGCACCTGGAACTTGGTCAGCGACAGGTTGCGGTCGCGGGAGACCTCGGAGAGGTAGCTGTCCAGCAGCCGGGCGACGCGGGCCTTGGCGttcagccccgccgccgccgccgacggcgccgcggcggcggctgccctCGCGCCGTAGTactcgggcggcagcggcggcgaaggcTCCCCGCGCTCGGGGCTGGAGGATGCCAGCTCCGCCGTCTGCTCCTGCACCAGGAAGTGCTCCACGAGCCGCTGCACGAGGTCGACGTCGTAGGCCGTGTCGGCGCGGCCATAGGACGGGATGAGGAGGTCGGCCAGCGCCGCCTGCTCCAGCTGCATGCCCACGCGCTTCTCCAGCTCCGtcaccagcgccggcgccgccttgaGCATGATGGCCAGGCGGagcaggcggaggaggaagccgcACGACACGCTGTCGCGCTGCGGCGGGGTGATGCTGATCAGGCTCTCCACCACCATGCGTTGCTCCCGcgccggcgcgctcgccgcgatgtcgtccttgccgccgccgccggcgatgatCATGTGGAGACCGCCACCCGGGGACGCCTGCGCCCAGGGCTcgtccacggcgccgccgtgcgggccgtccttggtgaggcccgGGAGCCATTTGGACGCGTAGTGCGTTATCGCCGCGCCGATCAGATCGAACCGCATGCCTAGCGACAATAATGCAACGAGAAATGGTGTCAAGTTTCAGGCATGTCCTGACACCCTAGTTCTTCCTGCTCATCCATTTTGTGATGCTAACTGGCAAGTTAAATTTGCACCTTTTGCCTTGCGAGTTTTTCATGATCTAGGATCCAACGATCATTAACCTACATTCAACATGTCAGTGACCCAATGTTAAATGGACTTGTCCTACCTTCCAACACCTATCACTTGCaacaaaa
Proteins encoded in this window:
- the LOC117858490 gene encoding coleoptile phototropism protein 1, whose amino-acid sequence is MWESESESHAGERGLVPVGGTSGRHEALKNDGFVRKDQSWYVNSDIPSDLLVKVGDVSFHLHKYPMISRSGRMSRIIYETASADPDTAAVDLDDLPGGAGSFELAARFCYGMAVDLTAANISGLRCAAEYLEMTEDLEEGNLIFKTEAFLSYVVLSSWRDSIVVLKSCEGLSPWAENLQIVRRCSESIAWKACANPRGVRWAYTGSGGGGRTPRTAGGTASPRWNLGGGGSGGGESKESSPSRQQAVPPADWWFEDVSVLRIDHFVRVVTAIKVKGMRFDLIGAAITHYASKWLPGLTKDGPHGGAVDEPWAQASPGGGLHMIIAGGGGKDDIAASAPAREQRMVVESLISITPPQRDSVSCGFLLRLLRLAIMLKAAPALVTELEKRVGMQLEQAALADLLIPSYGRADTAYDVDLVQRLVEHFLVQEQTAELASSSPERGEPSPPLPPEYYGARAAAAAAPSAAAAGLNAKARVARLLDSYLSEVSRDRNLSLTKFQVLAESLPESARTCDDGLYRAVDSYLKAHPTLTEHERKRLCRVMDCQKLSMDACMHAAQNERLPLRVVVQVLFSEQVKISNALASSPGAAALLGKAAPDAAPLVAAPPPTRRQLLDGTPQSFQDGWAAAKKDINTLKFELESMKAKYLELQHEMDALQKQVDRGAPSPAAGPKAGGKHQTGPSAWSSGWRKLGRLAKMTGADAAGTDGHVPGAPGEAPRKPRRWRNSIS